The Amycolatopsis jiangsuensis nucleotide sequence CCGGCGGTGCGTACGGCCCGTACTCCGCACAGGCCGCGATCGCCGCCTGCCACGCCCGCGCGGTCACACCGGAAGACACCGACTGGACCCGGATCTCCTTGCTGTACGAGGGACTCGCATGACTGACGCCGTCGCCGGTGATCGACCTGAACCGGGCGGTCGCGGTCTGCATGGCTTCCGGGCCGGAAGCGGGACTGGCGCTGGTGGACGAACTCGTGGACAACCCGGCTTTGAAGAACTACCACCTGCTGCCGAGCGTGCGCGGCGATTTCCTGGACAAGCTGGGCCGCCGTGCGGAGGCACGCGCGGAGTTCGAACGCGCCGCGGAGATGACCGAAAACGCCAGGGAACGGACGTTGTTGCTGGGCCGCGCGTCTTCGTGTGCGCAGCAGGAGGCTGGGCCGAGGTAGCGGCCCGGAGCCGGTCGCGGTTCCGCCGACCGAGGCGGCGCGATCGACGCTATCGGTGCGGGCGGCGCGATTGGTGTAGGTGGCGCGGTCGATGTGGGCGGCGCAATCGGTGCGATAAGTGCGCCCGGTGCGGGTGACGCGATCGGTGCGCGTGACGTGATCGGTGTGAATGGTGCGTGCTGTGGTCGGCATGGCGTCAAGAGTCGCCGACCGCACCGACAAAAACGCGCGGAAACGGTCGCCGCAAGCGGGTTGTCCACAACGCCGATCGAGTGGGGACAACCGATGCGAACCCCCAATCGACCGGCGACGGCGTAGCCGGACGTTGGCCCGAACGAGTGCAGCCGAATCTTCCCCCACCCGACCCGAGCCGACCCGACCCGGCCCGCCACTCGAGCCGACCCGGCCCGCCACTCGACCCGACCTGGCCCGACCCGACCTGCCACCCGGTCCTGATCCAGGTCCCACGTCAGCCCCGTCGCCGCCGGCGCGACAGGTCAACGACTCCGCACGTATCCCAGCCGTCGCGACAGCGCGGCCGCGGTGCCGGCGACTGTCGGGCCGAGTTCGTCAGCGCGGCGCAGGACCCGGGGAGCCGGGCCGGCGACGCTGATCGCCGCGATCGGTCGTCCGGAGTGATCGCGCACGGCCGCCGCGACGCAGCCGACGTCGGGCTCGTTCTCGACATCGTCGACCGCCCAGCCGCGCCGGCTGGCACGGGCGAGGTCGTCGAGCAGCCGCACCGGATCGTTGATGGTCTTGAGCGTGAGACTGTCGAGCTTCATCCGCCGTACGCGCTCCGCGCGGTCCACCTCCGGCAGCGCGGCGAGCCATGCCTTCCCCAACGACGTCGCGTGCTGCGGCCGGCGCGTACCCAGCCGGCAGGCGAGCGTCACGGCGGTGCCGCTGCGTTCGCTGGCGACGTAAACCATGGTGTCGTTGTCCGGTACGGCGAGATACGTCGTTTCGCCGGAACGCTCAGCCAACGCCGAGAGGTAGCGCGGCGCGCACCGGTGCAGATCGGTGGCCGCCATCGCGCGGGCACCGAGCTCCACGAGACGCGTGCCGAGCCGCACGCGCCCGGTGACGCTGTCCGCCTCCAAGTACTCCAGGCGTTTCAGAGTGCCGACGATGCGGTATGCGGCGCTGCGTGACAGGCCCAGCTGCCGCGCGATCGCGTTGGTGGAGATTTCCTGGTACTGCCCGACGTGCTCCAACACCGCGAGCCCACGCTCCAAGGTGCCACTCTGGTCCAGTCCACGTGCTTCGTCCACGTCAACCTCCGCGTGTTCCCAGTCGCCGGTACGGGGTGCCGTCAAGCGGTGCCGGACGGTAACACCTCGGATGTATAACCGGAACGTCCCCGCCTGATCCGTAATATCTCCGCTCCGGAGGGGCGCCAGTGGGTTCAACCTCCGATCAGTAGGACAGCTAACAAACTACCGCAGAGACCCGTCCCGACGCAGTACGCGCGCTCCCCGGCCTACTCGCCGCAGGATTCAGTCCTTCGTGATGACACCAGGTGTCGTCGTTCTGGTAGAGTGACGGGACCAGAGTCTCATCACCTGCAGGAGAGTTTCATGCGCGTCTTCGTCACCGGTGGTACCGGCGTGGTCGGTTCCGCCGTCGTCGCCGAGTTGCTCGGCAACGGTCACACCGTTCTCGCTCTCGCCCGCTCGGACGCTTCGGCTCAAGCCGCCGAGGCAGCGGGCGCCGAGCCGCTTCGGGGATCCCTCGCCGATCCGGACGTCCTTCGTGTCGGCGCTGCCCAGTCCGACGGCGTCATCCATCTGGCGTTCTCCAACGACTTCAGCAGTACGGAAGCGCTCGCGCAGTCGGTCACCGAGGAAGCTGCCGCCATCGAGACCCTCGGTGAGGCGCTTGTCGGCAGCGGTCGTCCCTTCGTCACCGTCTCGGGCACGCCGCACGCGTCGGGGCGTGCCTCGACCGAGGCCGACGCTTTGCCTGCCGAAGGGCCGGTCGGTGGTCGCAGCCGTGCGGTCACGGCGGCTGTGGAGATGGCCTCGCGTGGGGTCCGTAGCTCGGCGGTGCGCCTGCCGCGCACGGTGCACAACGAGGGCGCGGGCGGATTCGCCGGAATGCTGACCAATATTGCGCGCCAGAGTGGGGTGTCCGGTTACCCGGGTGACGGCACGCAGCGCTGGCCGGCGGTGCACGCACTCGACGCGGCGGTGCTCTTCCGGCTCGCCTTGGAGAAGGCCGAAGCCGGCACCTACTGGCACGCGGTGAACGACGAGGGCGACCCGGTGCGGGACATCGCCGCGGTCATCGGCCGCCGGCTGGGCGTGCCGGTCGAGCCGGTGCCCGAGCAGACCTACGGTCCGCTCGGCGCGATCTTCGCGACCGACCAGCCCTCGTCCAGCGCCCACACCCGGAAGGTGCTCGGCTGGGAGCCCACGCACCCGCGTCTGCTGGCGGACCTGGAGAAGATCCAGCCCTGACGGGCGGTCGGCGTTCCCGGTCGAGAAAGGTTTTCCGCCATGGTGGCAGTGGTTTTCGGCGCTCGCGGCAACGTGGGCCGGCACGTCACCGACGGCCTGCTGGCCGCCGGTGAGCAGGTCAGAGCAGTCAGCAGGGATCCGTCCGCGGACCTGCCTGCCGGTGCGAAGGCAGTCGTCGCCGACCTGGAGCGGCCGGAAACCCTGCCGACCGTGTTCGATGGCGCCGACAAGGCCTTCTTCTACGGGATCGTCGACTTCCAGAAGCCTTACGACATCGGGAAAGTCGTCGCGGCGGCCGTGGACGCGGGGGTGCGGCGGGTAGCTCTGCTTTCCTCGGTCTCGGTTCTCGACCCGGATGACGACGGCCCGGTGCCCCGCGCGAATCGCAGGATCGAGGAGGCCATCCAGCGGTCCGGTGTGGACTGGACGTTCGTCAGGCCGGGGACGTTCGCGACCAACACCCGCCTCTGGTGGGCAGAACCGATCCGCACCGCCGGCGTCGTCGGCCTTCCCTATCCGCTGGCGGAATCGGCGCCAGTGCACGAGAAGGACATCGCGGCGCTGGCGGTGACCGCCCTGACCGAACCGGGCCACTCGCACCAGGCCTACACCCTTCACGGGGCCGAATCGCTGACGTTGCGGCGGCAGGTCGAGCACCTCGGGGAGGCGATCGGGCGCCGGATCGAGGTGGAGCACGTGACCGCGGAGCAGGCTCGCGCGGAGATGAGTCGGACGACGCCCCCGTTCGTCGCCGAAGCGATCGTGAACCAATGGGCGGCCGGCGACGGGATTCCGGCCTTGACCTCCGCGATCGTCGGCAAGATCACCGGCGCGCCGGCGCACACGTACGCGCAGTGGGCTGCCGATCACGCCGACGATTTCCGCTGAGCAGGTGTAGGGTGGGTGCTTGAATGGTCACATCGTTTTCTTGAACGGCGCGTCCAGCTCGGGGAAGGTGAGCATCGCCCGCGAGCTGCTGGACACGCTCCCGACGCCGTACTTCTCTTTCGCGCGCGATGCGGTCAACAGCATGCGCTCACGCACGCGCACGGCGGAGCTGCCCGAATCGGAGTTCCCCGCGGTGCTGGACCGCACCGTTCGCGGCTACCATCGGATGCTGGCCGGTCTCGCGGCGGCGGGCAACGATGTCATCGCAGACCACGTCCTCCGTCCACAGTGGCTTCTCGACTGCCTCGCGGTGCTTCGGCCGTACGAGGTCACCTTCGTGGGAGTTCGCTGCCCGCTACCGGAACTGCGTCGTCGTGAAGAACGGCGCGGCGACCGCGATCCCGGGCTGGCCGAACGGCAGTTCCCGGTCGTTGACCAGCACGGCGACTACGACTTCGAATGTGACACGTCCGAGCGGACGCCCCGGGAATGTGCGGAGGCGATCACGGCTTTCGTGTCCACATCGGACCGGAGCGGCGCCTTCGCTCGGTTGCGTGGCTAGCTTTTCGAGATCCCCGCGATCGCGCGAACCACTGCGGTGCAGCGGTCTTCCACGTACTCCAGTCCGGCTTCCACGGCGATGCGACGGGCTTCCGCGGACACGATTCCTTGTTGCAGCCACAGTGCTTTCGCACCGATCGCGACCGCCGACCTGGCGACCGCGGGGGTTTCGCCGGACGGGCGGAAGACGTCGACCAGATCCACCGGCTCGGGAATGTCCTCGAGCTTCCGGTACACCTTCTCGCCAAGGAGCTCCGTCGCCGACGGGTGCACCGGGATGATGCGGAAACCGTGTGCCTGCAACGCGGCCGGGACGCTGTGTGCTGCCTTCGCCGGGTCACGGCTGAGGCCCACCACCGCGATGGTGCGGGCGCCGGCGAGGACTTCTTCGGGCTTCATACCTCTGGAACGCTCGCGTCGCGCCGGGGATTCCGCACCGTCACAGCCGCCACAGACGAAGCCCTCGGACGCGGTAGACCGGCCACACCACCTGCCACCACGATCGGCGAAGGAAGGCATCGCTGCAGGTCAGAATGTTGCGAGCGGACGTTGTGGCTACCTCGTGCCGGTCCGGCCAGGCCGCGCCGCGAACGCCGACCGACAGGCGGAAAACCGTGAGCAACCCGCGTCCCTGCAGGTCGTAGCGGGCTCCGGTGTCGCCGGCGTCCGGGGTGAGGCGGGCGATCTCGGCGCGGAACGCGCGCGGCGCTTCGGAACCGGCCCCGGCCGGCACGTCGGCCACGCTGCCGGCGATCACCGCGCCGTGCAGCCGCCGCGCGAACCTGCCCAGCAGCCGGCGT carries:
- a CDS encoding IclR family transcriptional regulator, with translation MDEARGLDQSGTLERGLAVLEHVGQYQEISTNAIARQLGLSRSAAYRIVGTLKRLEYLEADSVTGRVRLGTRLVELGARAMAATDLHRCAPRYLSALAERSGETTYLAVPDNDTMVYVASERSGTAVTLACRLGTRRPQHATSLGKAWLAALPEVDRAERVRRMKLDSLTLKTINDPVRLLDDLARASRRGWAVDDVENEPDVGCVAAAVRDHSGRPIAAISVAGPAPRVLRRADELGPTVAGTAAALSRRLGYVRSR
- a CDS encoding SDR family oxidoreductase — protein: MRVFVTGGTGVVGSAVVAELLGNGHTVLALARSDASAQAAEAAGAEPLRGSLADPDVLRVGAAQSDGVIHLAFSNDFSSTEALAQSVTEEAAAIETLGEALVGSGRPFVTVSGTPHASGRASTEADALPAEGPVGGRSRAVTAAVEMASRGVRSSAVRLPRTVHNEGAGGFAGMLTNIARQSGVSGYPGDGTQRWPAVHALDAAVLFRLALEKAEAGTYWHAVNDEGDPVRDIAAVIGRRLGVPVEPVPEQTYGPLGAIFATDQPSSSAHTRKVLGWEPTHPRLLADLEKIQP
- a CDS encoding SDR family oxidoreductase; translated protein: MVAVVFGARGNVGRHVTDGLLAAGEQVRAVSRDPSADLPAGAKAVVADLERPETLPTVFDGADKAFFYGIVDFQKPYDIGKVVAAAVDAGVRRVALLSSVSVLDPDDDGPVPRANRRIEEAIQRSGVDWTFVRPGTFATNTRLWWAEPIRTAGVVGLPYPLAESAPVHEKDIAALAVTALTEPGHSHQAYTLHGAESLTLRRQVEHLGEAIGRRIEVEHVTAEQARAEMSRTTPPFVAEAIVNQWAAGDGIPALTSAIVGKITGAPAHTYAQWAADHADDFR
- a CDS encoding chloramphenicol phosphotransferase CPT family protein — translated: MNGHIVFLNGASSSGKVSIARELLDTLPTPYFSFARDAVNSMRSRTRTAELPESEFPAVLDRTVRGYHRMLAGLAAAGNDVIADHVLRPQWLLDCLAVLRPYEVTFVGVRCPLPELRRREERRGDRDPGLAERQFPVVDQHGDYDFECDTSERTPRECAEAITAFVSTSDRSGAFARLRG
- a CDS encoding CoA-binding protein, yielding MKPEEVLAGARTIAVVGLSRDPAKAAHSVPAALQAHGFRIIPVHPSATELLGEKVYRKLEDIPEPVDLVDVFRPSGETPAVARSAVAIGAKALWLQQGIVSAEARRIAVEAGLEYVEDRCTAVVRAIAGISKS